TAAATATTATTTAGGTTGtttgaattgtctcccttgaacTGTGATAATTTTGAgaagtttaaaatcattttatattcctTTCAGTATATTAGATATCCTTTTAAGAGTACTGTAATGCATAATAGATGAGAATTTTGatgattatatattatttttttaagggTTTACAGGGGACATGACTTTGAAATTGtgcttttttgaaggaaaaattgcatatttatgttaaaattaacaaaaaacagacctaaaatttgaaaaaagtttgattctttattttgtatacatatttaaaatattctaaccTGTATTCCGCATTAGATTTACTGTCAGCAGCTTTTTTCGCATTGCTACGTAGAAGTACATACTTCGCTTTCTGACTTTCTTGGTTTTCAGTTGGCGGTAAAGCTTCCGCAGGCACAGGATCTTCTTTGACTAACTGCGTCATTTTTTCATCAAGTCTAACGAAAACTCTTTTTTCCTGATTTGAACAGGCACCACCGCACCTTGGAgacaaattatttccctttttgaaTTTATTCCGCCACCGTTTTCGTTCACCTTTcggcatttttatttatttttttacagtttagCTCCAAGTTTAGTTCCAATTTATGCAGAGAAAACTGTTTTAgacttaaattttgtaaaagaacaCTAGTGACAACACTTCATCAGAATTATAGCAGTATTTTGGTATAACTTTTATGTATATAAGGGCCATGCAGATGTGTCTATCATTGTATATATGACCAGTGACTCACTTATGGCACATCAGCAGGAGGCTGCAGTGCAACTAATTAGCTCTTAAAGGGGTCTTAAAGCAGGGTCAGTTTTTACATAAATCACCATGCATGTacagtttatgttttatttcaactCATTCAGCAGAAAAATATAGTATACATGGCATTAAGGCTCCAGAAATGAACAAATATtactgaattttcttttttttaccctGAAAtgggtgggtggggtacaaaaaaGTACCCTGTAACTGTCACTATAATGATAAATTGGaattttttgttgcatatataTTTGGGAGTTACCAACACATATATATGTCAAAACtgcttggattttttttaaagaaagaaaaattatatGACTTTTACTATTGCTGATTTTTACCTCTTCAGACATTATTTCTTTGCGAAATCTTGCAAATACAGGCATTACATGTCTTATAGTAAAATTGAAACTGTGGGCTTAATTTTGGgtgaaaataataacaaaatgcatatttatattcgcaatagtttatatttattgaataatataatatattgtacTAATGAAATGATAAAAGTTGTCTTTAGGTCAGATAATGCTATTAGAAACAAGGCTTCGGATTGGCTGAAAAGtgtgtagggaaacccgtaagAGTCAATGAGAcatcagctgattggttaaaaaggTGTTGCCTttgatcatgaaaatatccttaaaatcttgaaatgtaatgttttctgagCAATTTGaggtattttatagctgcctggctatatatttcATTCTGgaattagcaatttagtgaagtaagtactAGTTGGaaattcaccactaaattccatgcacagttgagggtggttgtctatgaatggaaatagaaaaaaaatggatcctgcatgcccatatgaaaatggtatttttttgtgtctggaaggctatttgatAGGAAAAATGACACCTTATGTGCCAATGAAAGTTTTAAGAGGGTCCTACactgtcatttcttacaatgtaagcctatgggaaaattaatagcagtgtctgacctaaaGACTGAAATGGTAGGAATTGTCTCGTGCCTCTGATGTAAGTAAAAGTTgttgttttgatatgttttgaACAGTAAACATAGTTTAGAAGGAAAGATGTCTGAAATAGAGAAATTTTGGCAGAAACTTCAtcttaattttatgaaaagtgtTCAAAATACAGCTCAGAATGACCAAAATCAGTGTGTAATGTGGGTGGGGGGTGTTGATAGATATGGCTATGGGAGAAAAAGAGTAAAATGGCCAGATGGAACATGTAGTGAAGAAAGAGCACATAGAGTGGCTTATATGCTAAATAAGAAATTGTTAAAGCATGAAATCTTAAGGCACAGTCCGGATGGTTCCGCCTTGGATGTTAGCCATCTTTGCAATAATAAACTTTGCGTAAATGTTCAACATCTAGTACTGGAAACGCACGACATCAATATGAGCAGAATCCACTGTTTCGGGGCTCAGGTTTTTCCATGCCGGCATGCTCCGCCTTGTTTAGTTACCCGCTTGGCGTGAAACGGACGTGTGTATTGTTCGTGATCGCTGGTACTAGGCACTGGGGTGGTAGGTTTCTGTAAATTTTGTAGTTGTCGTCGTCTTTTAGTCAACTGAGCCATCCTATCTTTAAGTAATTGTGATTTCATGTACTTATTTGTTTCCCTGGTTTTTTCATGTAATTTATACATTATTGCCCTTCTTTCCCTCCTTTTGTGCTTGAAATTTAAAGTCATTTCCcttctttgttttgtttcagcTTTTCGCTGTTCAGTTTGTAGCTGTGCAGCGACACGACCGCTTTCTGGAATTGGACAGTCCGCAGCCCGACAGAGTTTTATAACCGATTGACCTGGTCCATTATTTACTGAGTGGATAGCACTGTTTAGTCTGCCTGGGAAATTTCTAGtgaatgtaacatttttgggtaGGCTTCTTTTAATAGCTCTATTTGTACCTTCCACCTTTTGTGTGTTAGAATTCAGTCTGGTTTTCATTAGCATGTCTTCACCAAGGCGGAATTCAATCCAGTCTAACATTGTGTCATGGTTTTCAGGCTTAGTTAAACTGATTCTGAAATTTTTAGTGAGAAATGGGCTGTTTAATAACCAGTTATTGTTTGGTAGACCTTTACAGTTTAAAGAATGCATTTTGCAGCCACAGTGGTCCCCTGCATAACACCGCTTGATAGCATTAACACAGTATTTCATTTTGTCAATAATTTTAGTAATATCACCGTGCTCCCTTAAGAAAAATGCGTCAAATTCTGCAGTACATCTTTTGCTCAAATCAAGAGAGAACCTGCCGCGAAGATAGTTTCTGTATGCGGAATCATGCCCGGGCATCATGCTTAAAATCCTTGGGCAGTTACGCATTTGCTTTCTGTGATTTTCCGCAAGATGCCTGGTATCGAACTGATGGCATGGCTCTGTAGTCGTGATTTTTTCGTTGTACAGATCCACTGCTGCCCGATAGGCTCCAGTATCTGCATCAGTGGTCAAGAAGCTGACTTCAAGGCCATCTTCATGCAAATCTTCTAGACAGCTTCTTGCCCATCTGTGCTCATCACCTATGGTAGTCTCAATACTAGCAGTGGCAGGACAGGGTGCACATTTCATGTCACATGCATCATCAGAACTTGTATGGAATCCATGCTTGGAACATAATTTATTCACTGCTTCTGCAGcaattatttgctttttttttgttattgtctcTGCAATTGTATAAGTAGCTTGTGTTGCTGGCTGAAATGGTGTCCGTCCCACCCCACCATATAAATTGTTATTGTACATCCCATCGGCTTGGATGTTGATTTTATTTGCCGGCCTGTTTCGGTACTTATTTATTTCTTGTAGCTCATTGCGTATTCTTTTCATGTCTTTTTGGTTTTCATTAACTACAATGTTGTTTACTTTATTTGCATTTTCTTGTAAACAACTCGCAGAGGGAGCCGGTATGTTGCCTCCGAGGCAAATTTTCCTTATACTGCTGGTTGCAATAGGTGTTTGTGTCATAGCTACCGTGATGCCGCGATTCACTGTTGCAGATTTTGGTCCCcgctttttacttttaatttctttataaagcTTAAAGCGCGGGGACTTGTACTGGCATTGGTAACAGTATACACATTCCCTCCAGCCAAAGCCCCACTGCTGTGATGATGTAGGATCAAATCCAAAGTTGCCTTGGCATTCTGGGTTTCTTTGCCTATGGTCCCACATGGCAGTGTTAAGCATTTCCCAAAGCTTACCAGTGTGCAGAAGCTTGTAACAGTCTTCATTTTCtctgaa
This window of the Mercenaria mercenaria strain notata chromosome 5, MADL_Memer_1, whole genome shotgun sequence genome carries:
- the LOC123543910 gene encoding uncharacterized protein LOC123543910, producing the protein MLNTAMWDHRQRNPECQGNFGFDPTSSQQWGFGWRECVYCYQCQYKSPRFKLYKEIKSKKRGPKSATVNRGITVAMTQTPIATSSIRKICLGGNIPAPSASCLQENANKVNNIVVNENQKDMKRIRNELQEINKYRNRPANKINIQADGMYNNNLYGGVGRTPFQPATQATYTIAETITKKKQIIAAEAVNKLCSKHGFHTSSDDACDMKCAPCPATASIETTIGDEHRWARSCLEDLHEDGLEVSFLTTDADTGAYRAAVDLYNEKITTTEPCHQFDTRHLAENHRKQMRNCPRILSMMPGHDSAYRNYLRGRFSLDLSKRCTAEFDAFFLREHGDITKIIDKMKYCVNAIKRCYAGDHCGCKMHSLNCKGLPNNNWLLNSPFLTKNFRISLTKPENHDTMLDWIEFRLGEDMLMKTRLNSNTQKVEGTNRAIKRSLPKNVTFTRNFPGRLNSAIHSVNNGPGQSVIKLCRAADCPIPESGRVAAQLQTEQRKAETKQRREMTLNFKHKRRERRAIMYKLHEKTRETNKYMKSQLLKDRMAQLTKRRRQLQNLQKPTTPVPSTSDHEQYTRPFHAKRVTKQGGACRHGKT